A region from the Triticum urartu cultivar G1812 chromosome 1, Tu2.1, whole genome shotgun sequence genome encodes:
- the LOC125518306 gene encoding uncharacterized protein LOC125518306 — MLSAGRCRLCLFPFPFPLRHFTAAVSTTTTTTSDAAAADPTVFYLESTCALSPATAARAADSIRLASPESTAQADAVLDLLRRYGFTDAEISTTVRKFPIVLVSDPVKTLQPKLDFLASVGINAPLLPRLVSLSPVVLHRSIQDHLAPLFGSLRELLGSNARVVTALRQMPFVVRCSPNSTVNLVLPALRDVHGLPPEDVSKLVAVHPGVIMQGPHRLAEIVQAVKDVGIEPGESMFVHTFAIISKMKTPTLERKYALYQSLGFEKDNVALMLRRCPLMMAISEKKMKENVGFLVGKAGLSLEDIVAYPSMLVRSLESHRRRCAVLALLRKEGKPEGNHQLRKVLVAKTKRFLQVYVQPHQNEIPDVVRALNGEIPFEGFSVLE; from the coding sequence ATGCTGTCCGCCGGCCGCTGCCGTCTCTGcctcttccccttccccttcCCTCTCCGCCACTTCACTGCGGCcgtttccaccaccaccaccaccacctccgaCGCTGCCGCTGCCGACCCCACTGTCTTCTACCTGGAATCCACCTGCGCGCTCtcccccgccaccgccgcccgcgctgCGGACTCCATCCGCCTCGCCTCCCCGGAGTCCACCGCGCAGGCCGACgccgtcctcgacctcctccgCCGGTATGGCTTCACCGACGCCGAGATATCCACCACCGTCCGCAAGTTCCCCATCGTCCTCGTCTCCGACCCCGTCAAGACACTCCAGCCCAAGCTCGACTTCCTCGCCTCCGTCGGCATCAACGCGCCGCTCCTCCCCAGGCTCGTCTCCCTCAGCCCCGTCGTCCTCCACCGCAGCATCCAGGACCACCTCGCCCCGCTCTTCGGATCTCTCCGCGAGCTCCTCGGTTCCAATGCCCGCGTCGTCACCGCGCTCCGCCAGATGCCGTTCGTTGTCCGCTGCAGCCCCAACAGTACCGTCAACCTCGTGCTCCCCGCACTAAGAGATGTCCACGGCTTGCCCCCGGAGGACGTCTCCAAGCTCGTCGCCGTCCACCCCGGCGTCATCATGCAGGGCCCCCACCGCTTGGCCGAGATTGTCCAGGCCGTCAAGGACGTCGGCATCGAACCCGGCGAGTCCATGTTCGTCCACACATTTGCCATCATTTCCAAGATGAAGACCCCCACACTGGAGAGGAAGTATGCACTCTACCAGAGCCTTGGCTTCGAGAAGGACAATGTTGCCTTAATGTTGCGGCGGTGCCCACTCATGATGGCTATCTCAGAGaagaagatgaaggaaaatgtcGGATTCTTGGTCGGAAAGGCGGGTCTGAGCCTGGAAGATATCGTGGCCTATCCGAGCATGCTGGTGCGGAGCTTGGAGAGCCATCGCAGGAGGTGTGCGGTGCTCGCACTGCTGAGGAAGGAAGGGAAGCCAGAGGGGAATCATCAGCTGCGCAAGGTCCTCGTGGCTAAAACGAAAAGGTTCTTGCAGGTGTATGTGCAGCCACACCAAAACGAGATCCCTGATGTCGTCCGGGCTCTCAACGGAGAAATCCCTTTCGAGGGCTTCAGTGTGTTGGAGTAG